The following are encoded together in the Fusarium keratoplasticum isolate Fu6.1 chromosome 1, whole genome shotgun sequence genome:
- a CDS encoding Carboxylic ester hydrolase, producing MKFHSLFGFGLIAGSLAAPAALPVPHPVPQPATPATLEERAAKVTVAVPSGTVIGSSLGKVESFRGIPFADPPTGSLRLKPPKRLSKPLGNFDASGLVGPSCPQMFISTGAEDVISKFLSDFLSIPFLQVVTGQEDCLTMTVQRPVGTKAGDKLPVLFWIFGGGFELGSSAMYDGTSLLGTGIDQKQPFIFVAVNYRVAGFGFMPGAELANEGSTNLGLLDQRMGLEWVADNIAAFGGDPDKVTIWGESAGAISVLDQMTLFGGDADYKGKPLFRGAIMNSGSVVPAEPVDSPKAQEIFDTVVQNAGCSSASNSLDCLRGLPYDKFLDAANSVPGLLSYNSLALSYLPRPDGHVLPESPEALIAAGRYHAVPMINGNQEDEGTLFALFQPNLTTTEKLVDYLKEFYFSAASKTQLTNLVNSYSSSITAGSPFRTGILNEIFPGFKRRAAIFGDLVFTLTRRLFLQTATDTNPDVPAWSYLASYDYGTPVLGTLHGSDLIQVFFGILPNNAMRSIRTYYYNFLYNLDPNVGVTKYANWPEWKESKKLMWFKSANGNDILNDDFRQTSYNWIASNVGVLRV from the coding sequence ATGAAGTTTCATAGCCTCTTCGGTTTCGGCCTCATCGCCGGCAGCTTGGCCGCTCCAGCTGCTTTGCCTGTTCCTCATCCCGTTCCTCAGCCTGCTACTCCTGCCACTCTAGAGGAACGTGCCGCCAAGGTCACCGTTGCTGTTCCTTCCGGTACCGTCATCGGCTCCAGCTTGGGCAAGGTTGAGTCTTTCAGGGGCATCCCATTTGCGGACCCCCCTACTGGCTCTCTCCGTCTCAAACCCCCGAAGAGGTTGTCAAAGCCCCTGGGCAATTTTGATGCCTCCGGTCTTGTTGGCCCATCATGCCCTCAGATGTTTATCTCTACTGGAGCTGAGGATGTCATCTCAAAGTTCCTCTCCGACTTTCTGAGCATCCCCTTCCTCCAGGTCGTTACCGGACAAGAGGATTGTCTCACCATGACTGTTCAACGGCCTGTGGGCACCAAGGCCGGGGACAAGCTGCCCGTTCTATTTTGGATTTTTGGCGGCGGCTTTGAGCTCGGCTCCAGTGCCATGTATGATGGCACTAGCCTTCTGGGTACTGGCATTGACCAGAAGCAACCCTTTATTTTCGTTGCTGTCAACTACCGTGTTGCCGGATTTGGCTTCATGCCCGGTGCCGAGCTTGCCAATGAAGGCAGCACCAACCTAGGCTTGCTAGATCAGCGCATGGGACTTGAATGGGTTGCAGATAACATTGCGGCCTTTGGAGGTGACCCTGACAAGGTTACCATCTGGGGAGAGTCTGCTGGAGCAATTTCTGTACTTGATCAGATGACTCTGTtcggtggtgatgctgactACAAGGGCAAGCCCCTTTTCCGTGGCGCCATCATGAACTCGGGCAGTGTCGTTCCGGCAGAGCCAGTGGACAGCCCCAAGGCTCAGGAGATTTTCGATACTGTTGTACAGAATGCTGGCTGCTCCAGTGCCTCCAACAGCCTCGACTGTCTTCGAGGTCTCCCCTATGATAAGTTTTTGGACGCCGCCAACTCCGTGCCGGGACTCCTCTCGTACAACTCGCTGGCCCTCTCCTatcttcctcgtccagaTGGACACGTGCTTCCCGAAAGTCCCGAAGCACTCATCGCGGCGGGGCGTTACCATGCGGTTCCTATGATCAACGGCAACCAAGAGGATGAGGGTACTCTATTTGCTCTTTTCCAGCCGAACCTGACCACGAcggagaagcttgtcgaTTACCTGAAAGAGTTCTACTTTTCCGCCGCCAGCAAGACGCAACTGACCAACCTCGTCAACTCGTATTCAAGCTCCATCACTGCAGGCAGCCCCTTCCGTACCGGCATCCTCAACGAGATCTTCCCAGGCTTTAAGCGACGtgctgccatctttggcgaTCTCGTCTTCACGCTGACTCGCCGACTCTTTCTTCAGACCGCCACGGATACCAACCCAGATGTCCCTGCGTGGTCTTACTTGGCAAGCTACGACTACGGAACCCCCGTTTTGGGCACTTTGCACGGCTCGGATCTTATCCAGGTCTTCTTTGGCATCCTGCCCAACAACGCCATGAGGAGCATCCGGACGTACTACTACAACTTTTTGTACAACCTTGATCCTAATGTTGGCGTTACAAAGTATGCCAATTGGCCCGAGTGgaaggagagcaagaagctcatgTGGTTCAAGTCTGCGAATGGAAATGACATCTTGAACGATGATTTTAGGCAAACCTCGTACAATTGGATTGCGAGCAATGTTGGCGTGTTGCGGGTTTGA